In a genomic window of Methanofastidiosum sp.:
- a CDS encoding FAD-dependent oxidoreductase has translation MPKHLVVIGAGAAGLPVASQVRRKNKEIEITVITDREYFAYSPCGIPFVISGMINSFETLILRDIKYYEEMNIKILNKTTVNKIDLDDREVFFGDEKIKYDILVIASGAKPIIPPVPGIDLDGVYFLNSLEDALKISNSLKNTKSPTIIGAGAIGLEMAHAFLKKGLKSRIIEMKDRVLPNMLDKDMSNIVEDYLSPLNMKIHTSTTASSILGEKKVNHVKANGNEFETDLVLVSVGVRPNVELAKNASIETGSTGGIVTDASLRVKRKGKFVKNVYACGNCVEVTDIITHKSTISALGSTAIRQGVVVADNILGKNSIFGPISSPSIAVIGELEVGTVGVTKEKALEYGIIPIEGNAKGLTRAKYYPRGEDIYVKILSDSDYRVIGAQVISKEGVKGRIDAMSLLIGRKTTVHQVATSETSYAPPISSALDPLTMAARKIIGSD, from the coding sequence ATGCCAAAACACCTTGTCGTAATAGGTGCTGGAGCTGCTGGGCTACCCGTTGCATCGCAAGTTAGACGAAAAAATAAAGAAATAGAAATAACTGTCATTACTGATCGTGAATATTTTGCTTACAGTCCCTGTGGCATACCGTTTGTAATTTCTGGAATGATAAATTCATTTGAGACTCTTATTCTTAGGGACATAAAGTACTATGAAGAAATGAATATTAAAATCTTAAATAAAACTACAGTAAATAAAATAGATTTGGATGACCGTGAGGTCTTTTTTGGCGATGAGAAAATAAAATATGATATATTGGTTATAGCTAGTGGTGCAAAACCAATAATACCACCAGTACCAGGAATAGATCTTGATGGCGTATATTTTTTAAATTCATTAGAGGATGCCTTGAAAATTTCAAATTCATTGAAAAATACAAAATCTCCAACTATTATAGGTGCCGGTGCAATTGGCCTTGAGATGGCCCACGCCTTTCTAAAAAAAGGCCTTAAATCAAGAATTATTGAAATGAAAGATCGGGTTCTCCCAAACATGCTAGATAAAGACATGAGCAATATTGTGGAAGACTATTTATCTCCTTTAAATATGAAAATCCACACATCTACAACCGCTTCTTCTATTTTGGGCGAGAAAAAAGTAAACCATGTGAAGGCCAATGGAAATGAGTTCGAAACAGATTTAGTTCTCGTGTCTGTAGGGGTCAGACCAAATGTTGAATTAGCAAAGAACGCAAGCATTGAAACTGGTAGCACGGGCGGGATAGTTACTGATGCTTCGCTAAGGGTAAAAAGAAAAGGTAAATTTGTTAAGAATGTGTATGCTTGTGGCAATTGTGTTGAAGTTACAGATATTATTACCCATAAATCTACAATTAGTGCATTGGGGTCGACAGCAATCCGTCAAGGTGTCGTAGTGGCAGATAATATACTAGGTAAAAACTCTATTTTTGGACCAATATCAAGCCCGAGTATTGCAGTTATTGGTGAATTAGAAGTTGGTACAGTAGGAGTTACAAAAGAAAAAGCACTTGAATACGGAATTATTCCAATAGAAGGTAATGCTAAAGGGTTAACAAGGGCCAAGTATTACCCAAGGGGAGAAGATATCTATGTTAAGATTCTATCAGACAGCGATTACAGGGTCATTGGCGCACAAGTTATTTCAAAAGAAGGAGTTAAAGGGAGAATTGATGCTATGTCCCTTTTAATAGGTAGAAAAACAACTGTACATCAAGTTGCAACTTCTGAAACTTCCTATGCTCCACCAATCTCAAGTGCTTTAGATCCACTAACAATGGCTGCAAGAAAAATAATCGGTTCTGATTGA